The sequence ACAGTGAAAGCACCCAAGAAGGGCTCTAAGAAAGCCGTGTCCAAGGCCACCAAGACCggcaagaagaggaggaggaccaggAAAGAGAGCTACGCCATCTACGTATACAAGGTCCTGAAGCAGGTCCACCCCGACACTGGGATCTCCTCCAAGGCTATGGGCATTATGAACTCCTTCGTGAGTGATATCTTTGAGCGCATCGCCGGTGAGGCCTCCCGTCTGGCTCACTACAACAAGCGCTCCACCATCACCTCCAGGGAGATCCAGACCGCCGTCCGCCTGCTGCTACCCGGTGAGCTGGCCAAGCACGCCGTGTCTGAGGGCACCAAGGCTGTGACCAAGTACACCAGCTCCAAGTAAAGCCGCTGTGAACCAGCAACCACAAAGGTCCTTTTCAGGACCACCCACAATACTTTTTAAAGAGCTCAAGTCCCAGATGTTACAGTACACAATCAAACAATATTACTTATGATGAAATATCTTCATTATTCTTCAAATTCAGAACCACATATAAATTGTTTGGTCAATCTAACCTAGTGAATATTGGTCTGTGTAGACAGAATCAACTCTTACCATAGCGGCTTTCTTGCGTGATTACTTGTTAATACTGTGAATTTATTAACTGAGTTCTAATAAATATCCATTCTTTAAATTGACCACTCTTTAAGCACCAAATCGCAGGGAGCAGGAATGTCACAATAACGCAGACCCACGGAAACAACCTTTTCCGTTTCCCCCGCGCGCTTAGCTGCAGGACTGCAGCTCACAAACAGTTCTACTCAGTCGCTTCATTCATTTAATAGATACGTTGATAATACAGAACGAGGGGTTTCTGTCTAAGCATAGCTGTCAATATCATCTATGCCAAAATCGGACCGGGAGAAGCTCTGATATTTTTGCGGCCTTTAATAGTTGAAGCACTTGTGCGGAAGAAACAGTTTTATGGACACAGCTTTCTGTGCTAGTTAATCTATTTAGAATATCTCATTTATGGTGCAGGATACGTTGGCCAGACCTGTAAACCCTGCCTTGCCTTTGCGATTTTATACGAGGATTTACGCACAGCTACTTCAAGTGATCATGTTCACATGAAGGTGATCGAACACACATATACTTAGAGAACACCACTGTCAgttaggcttttatttttgagttatttgattatttatgatttataaataatggacatccGCATG is a genomic window of Notolabrus celidotus isolate fNotCel1 chromosome 8, fNotCel1.pri, whole genome shotgun sequence containing:
- the LOC117817425 gene encoding histone H2B 1/2-like — protein: MPETVKAPKKGSKKAVSKATKTGKKRRRTRKESYAIYVYKVLKQVHPDTGISSKAMGIMNSFVSDIFERIAGEASRLAHYNKRSTITSREIQTAVRLLLPGELAKHAVSEGTKAVTKYTSSK